The Streptomyces sp. NBC_01275 genome has a segment encoding these proteins:
- a CDS encoding MarR family winged helix-turn-helix transcriptional regulator codes for MSRERQDLLSRGALGVFRLNGQFLAVAEELAGPAGLTAAWWQVLGAVLGEPLPVSGVARAMGITRQSVQRIADLLVEKGLAEYRPNPAHRRAKLLAPTGEGRAAIARIDPGHAAFADRLARAYGETEWAEAVRTLERLSQVLDALAEPVADEPVTGPSEGPAAGPSEEPVTEP; via the coding sequence GTGAGCCGGGAGCGCCAGGACCTGCTCAGCCGTGGCGCCCTCGGGGTCTTCCGGCTGAACGGGCAGTTCCTCGCCGTCGCGGAGGAACTGGCCGGGCCCGCCGGGCTCACCGCCGCCTGGTGGCAGGTGCTCGGCGCGGTGCTGGGCGAGCCCCTGCCGGTGTCCGGCGTCGCCCGCGCCATGGGCATCACGCGGCAGAGCGTGCAGCGCATCGCCGATCTGCTGGTGGAGAAGGGGTTGGCCGAGTATCGGCCCAACCCCGCCCACCGGCGCGCCAAGCTCCTCGCGCCCACGGGGGAGGGGCGGGCCGCGATCGCCCGCATCGACCCCGGACACGCGGCCTTCGCCGACCGGCTGGCCCGGGCGTACGGCGAGACGGAGTGGGCCGAGGCCGTCCGCACGCTGGAGCGGTTGTCCCAGGTGCTGGACGCGCTGGCAGAGCCTGTTGCGGATGAGCCCGTCACCGGGCCTTCGGAAGGACCCGCCGCCGGACCTTCGGAGGAGCCCGTTACCGAACCGTAG